The Candidatus Ancaeobacter aquaticus genome contains the following window.
GAAAACCAAACGGTGAAATCATTGATTGATGCAGTCGAGCTATTTAAACAGGTATCTAATGATTTTAATAAAGAGAACATGAGAAAACATGCTCTTTCTTTTAGCCGGCAAAGATGTATGGATGAACTGCGTTCATATATTGACGATAAAATATCATAAGCAGGATGTCGATGGATGAAATTAATATAACGATAATTGGCGCAGGTGTTATTGGGTTATCGATAGCGGCCTCTTTCAAAAATACTTCTCATTCAATATATGTTTTGGAACGACACGATTCATTTGGGCAGGAAACTAGTAGTAGAAATAGCGAAGTTATCCATGCCGGTATATATTATCCCCAAGACTCTTTCAAAGCAAAGAGCTGTGTTCAAGGCAACAGAATGCTGTATGAATTATGTCAGAAGTATTCTGTTCAATGCGTTAAAACCGGAAAAATCATTATTGCCTGTACTGATGAAGAGCGTGAAGTGTTGCATGCCCTCTATAAAAAAGGTATGAATAACGGTGTCAGCCTTTCGTTTCTAGATAAGAAGGATATTCAGAAGCTGGAGCCTCACATAACCACAGCTTGTGCAGGAATATATTCGCCGTCTACAGGAGTTATCGATTCACACGGTTTGATGAAACACTACGAGTATAGAGCGCAAGAAAATGGGGTTGAGTTAACCTATGGTGTTCGGGTGACGAACATTGATACATGCAATGACGGATATGAGATTTCCGTAGTTGATTCAGATAGTAAAAGAATGCAGTTTAAATCACGTATTGTGATAAACTGCGCAGGACTTGAATCTGATGTGGTTTCACAGATGGCAGGTATTGATAGTGATACCTATGGGTATCGCCTGCATATGTGTAAGGGCTCATACTTTAAAGTCGGAAACAAGAAATCTTCATATGTAACACACCTGGTATATCCTCCTCCCGATCATGCTCATGGAGTTTTAGGGATACATGCGTCATTAGATTGTGCCGGTGCACTAAAGCTGGGCCCTGATGCCCAATATGTTGATAAGGAAACTATGGATTATCACGTTGATATTAATAAAAGAAAACAATTTTATGATTCTGCTAAAATATATTTTCCTTTTATTGAAGAGGAAGATCTTTATCCTGATATGGCCGGTATAAGGCCAAAATTACATGGACCCGAAGAATCATATCGTGATTTTGTTGTCAGTCATGAGGCCGATAAGGGGTTCCCCGGTTTTATCAATCTTATCGGGATAGAATCTCCGGGACTCACTGCAGCGCCCTATATTGGACAGTATGTTGCCAATATGGCTAATGACATTATGTAACAAAGAGAAATCTTTAGGAATATGAAAAAAATAAAAAAAGAATATAAAGCAGTAATATTTGATATGGATGGCGTGATCGTCGATTCTATGCCGTATCATTTTCTTGCGTGGTATGAAGCTCTTCGCCCAATAGGTGTTCGCATAAGCAGTTTTGATGTGTATATGAGAGAGGGTGAGAGGTGGCAGAAAACCGTGCTTGAATTACTGGAACGAGAGCATATAAAGATCACAGACAAACTGACAAAAAAAATACATCGGGATCGGGAACAGATATTTAAAAGAATTTATAAACGGTTTATTTTTCAAGGGTCATTTGAATTATTAGAATGTCTAAATAAAAAGGAATATTCACTGGGTCTGGTTACCGGAACACCGACAAAAGAGGTTAAGAAGATACTTCCAAAGAAAATAAGAGATATATTTAAGTGTATTGTTGCAGGGGATAGCGTCGTGAACGGAAAACCGCATCCTGAACCGTATCTGCG
Protein-coding sequences here:
- a CDS encoding NAD(P)/FAD-dependent oxidoreductase — encoded protein: MDEINITIIGAGVIGLSIAASFKNTSHSIYVLERHDSFGQETSSRNSEVIHAGIYYPQDSFKAKSCVQGNRMLYELCQKYSVQCVKTGKIIIACTDEEREVLHALYKKGMNNGVSLSFLDKKDIQKLEPHITTACAGIYSPSTGVIDSHGLMKHYEYRAQENGVELTYGVRVTNIDTCNDGYEISVVDSDSKRMQFKSRIVINCAGLESDVVSQMAGIDSDTYGYRLHMCKGSYFKVGNKKSSYVTHLVYPPPDHAHGVLGIHASLDCAGALKLGPDAQYVDKETMDYHVDINKRKQFYDSAKIYFPFIEEEDLYPDMAGIRPKLHGPEESYRDFVVSHEADKGFPGFINLIGIESPGLTAAPYIGQYVANMANDIM
- a CDS encoding HAD family phosphatase, whose protein sequence is MKKIKKEYKAVIFDMDGVIVDSMPYHFLAWYEALRPIGVRISSFDVYMREGERWQKTVLELLEREHIKITDKLTKKIHRDREQIFKRIYKRFIFQGSFELLECLNKKEYSLGLVTGTPTKEVKKILPKKIRDIFKCIVAGDSVVNGKPHPEPYLRAAEILGVTPSECIVIENAPLGIRSAQQAGMVCVAVTTSLPREYVKNADHIVDSNSATKYFSSP